One Sulfitobacter sp. M39 genomic window, TGGGATTACGCGATGATTGTCGAGGATGACCTCGCCGTGTCGCGGCCAGAGCTGGAGCGCGCGTTGCAGCTTATCCACCAGAATATGACGCCCGATATGTACCTGCGCCTGCCGCTCAAGATGCGAGAGCTGCCCGCAGATGTCGTGGCGCGTGACGGGGATATGGCATTGATCCTGCCCAAGCGGATCGGCTTGCAGTGTTGCTGTCAGGTGGTGGGGCGTGACGCCGCGCAGCGCTTGCTTGACGGATCGACCCAGATTGACCGCCCTGTCGATACATGGCTGCAGATGCATTGGGTGACGGGGCAAAAGCTCCATGCCCTGCTTCCCAACGGGCTAAGCGAAATCGCCAATCAGATCGGCGGGTCAACCATCCAGCAAAAAACCCGCACCAGCGGCAAGCTGATGCGGGGATTCAAGCGAGCGTGGTATCGCACGCAGATTAAATTGCGACCTCAGAGAGCCTGAGATCCGCGCTTAGCTGGGCGCTTTGGTGGTGCGCAGGTAGGGCAGGATCTTGTTGAAGTCGCCGAATTTCACCTTGGCGTCATCGTCTGACAGGGT contains:
- a CDS encoding glycosyltransferase family 25 protein, whose amino-acid sequence is MKSLIIHMSTSTARHANVARLLQDLPDAQVVEAVNGRDPAQVADVRTHSGNLHSPSYPFALTPAEIGVFQSHRKCWQMIVDQGWDYAMIVEDDLAVSRPELERALQLIHQNMTPDMYLRLPLKMRELPADVVARDGDMALILPKRIGLQCCCQVVGRDAAQRLLDGSTQIDRPVDTWLQMHWVTGQKLHALLPNGLSEIANQIGGSTIQQKTRTSGKLMRGFKRAWYRTQIKLRPQRA